From Staphylococcus sp. M0911, a single genomic window includes:
- a CDS encoding amino acid permease encodes MADKLQRELSNRHIQLIAIGGAIGTGLFLGAGESIHLAGPSILLTYIIVGFVLFMFMRAMGEMLLSNLGFKSFADIAHKHIGPLAGFVVGWTYWLTWIISGMAEITAVAKYIEYWYPAMPNWLTALFTLLVLMTLNLFSAKLFGELEFWFAIIKVLTILALIIVGIIMIVFAMKTPYGTASVSQIWSHGGIFPHGASGFFMSFQMAIFSFIGIELIGITAGETKNPHKTIPQAINNVPYRILIFYIGSLAVIMAAVPWNQLNPSDSPYVKLFGLIGIPFAAGLINFVVLTAAASACNSGVFANSRTMFGLSQRKQAPPILGKTNRNGVPYYAILVTCALLSISVILNAIFKDATQVFVYITTVSTVLNIVIWSIIMIAYLGYLKHNPELHKASQYKMPGGKWMAYAIVLFFIFIFVVLLINPSTRLAVIIAPFWMGILGLMYLRYKKESRKAEIPDE; translated from the coding sequence ATGGCAGATAAACTGCAACGTGAATTAAGCAATCGACACATACAATTGATTGCTATTGGTGGTGCGATTGGTACAGGATTGTTTTTAGGCGCAGGTGAATCAATTCACCTGGCAGGACCATCGATATTGTTGACTTATATTATAGTAGGTTTTGTATTATTTATGTTTATGAGAGCAATGGGGGAAATGTTGTTATCTAACCTTGGCTTCAAATCATTTGCTGATATTGCACATAAACATATAGGACCATTAGCAGGCTTTGTAGTTGGTTGGACTTATTGGTTAACATGGATTATTTCAGGAATGGCAGAAATTACAGCAGTTGCTAAATACATAGAATATTGGTATCCAGCAATGCCTAATTGGTTAACAGCTTTATTTACATTGTTAGTACTAATGACGCTCAATTTATTTAGTGCAAAGTTATTTGGAGAATTAGAATTTTGGTTTGCGATTATAAAGGTATTAACAATATTAGCTTTAATTATTGTGGGTATTATTATGATTGTCTTTGCAATGAAGACACCTTATGGTACTGCTAGCGTATCTCAAATATGGAGCCATGGTGGTATATTCCCGCATGGTGCCTCAGGATTTTTCATGTCCTTCCAAATGGCCATTTTTTCATTTATAGGAATTGAACTAATTGGTATTACAGCAGGAGAAACTAAAAATCCTCATAAAACGATACCTCAAGCGATTAATAATGTTCCATATCGAATTTTGATATTTTACATTGGATCACTTGCAGTCATCATGGCAGCAGTGCCTTGGAATCAATTAAATCCTTCAGATAGTCCTTATGTGAAATTGTTTGGTTTAATCGGTATTCCATTTGCAGCAGGTTTAATCAACTTTGTAGTGTTAACTGCTGCGGCATCCGCTTGTAATAGCGGTGTGTTTGCCAATAGTAGAACGATGTTTGGTTTATCTCAACGTAAACAAGCACCGCCTATTCTTGGTAAAACAAATCGCAATGGCGTACCATATTATGCGATATTAGTGACATGTGCACTATTAAGTATTTCTGTGATACTAAATGCTATCTTTAAAGATGCAACGCAAGTGTTTGTATATATTACGACAGTATCAACAGTTTTAAATATAGTGATTTGGTCTATCATTATGATTGCTTATTTAGGATATTTAAAACATAATCCCGAACTTCATAAAGCAAGTCAATATAAAATGCCAGGTGGTAAATGGATGGCATATGCTATTGTACTATTCTTTATATTTATCTTTGTGGTATTACTGATTAATCCAAGTACGAGACTTGCAGTAATCATTGCACCATTCTGGATGGGAATTTTAGGATTAATGTATTTAAGATATAAAAAAGAATCTAGAAAAGCAGAGATTCCAGATGAATAG
- a CDS encoding PTS sugar transporter subunit IIC, whose protein sequence is MTTLSKIGPKEFIFRVLSGVAVGIVAGLVPNAILGEIFKYLMQFHPIFKTLLGVVQAIQFTVPALVGALIALKFNLTPLAMAVVASASYVGSGAAQFKNGTWVIAGIGDLINTMITASIAVLLILLIEHRVGSMALIVYPTIVGGISATIGVLILPYVHMITTGIGNMINSFTELQPVLMSMLISMVFSFIIISPLSTVAIAIAIGISGIAAGSASIGIAATEAVLLIGTSQVNRAGVPISIFFGGVKMMMPNMVRYPIIMLPILITAAVSGIASGIVGIAGTKESAGFGFIGMVGPINAFKFMGIDSAWLSLLLIIIAFFIVPFFVAWILDVLLRKVFKIYTNDIFKFLA, encoded by the coding sequence ATGACAACATTGAGTAAAATTGGACCGAAAGAATTTATTTTTAGAGTGCTATCTGGTGTAGCAGTTGGTATTGTCGCAGGATTAGTACCCAATGCGATATTAGGGGAGATATTTAAATATTTAATGCAGTTTCATCCCATTTTTAAAACATTACTAGGTGTTGTTCAAGCAATTCAATTTACGGTGCCGGCACTTGTTGGTGCTTTGATAGCATTGAAATTTAATCTGACACCTTTAGCGATGGCAGTAGTTGCAAGTGCTTCGTATGTTGGTAGTGGTGCTGCACAATTTAAAAATGGCACATGGGTTATAGCTGGAATTGGGGATTTAATTAATACAATGATTACTGCATCTATTGCGGTGTTATTGATTTTATTAATAGAGCATCGTGTAGGGAGTATGGCGTTAATCGTATATCCAACAATTGTAGGTGGTATTTCAGCAACTATAGGTGTGTTGATACTTCCATATGTACATATGATTACTACTGGTATTGGTAATATGATTAATAGTTTTACAGAGTTACAACCTGTTTTAATGAGTATGCTGATTTCGATGGTATTTAGTTTTATTATTATATCGCCACTTTCTACTGTTGCCATAGCGATTGCAATTGGCATTTCAGGTATTGCAGCAGGTTCGGCTTCAATCGGTATAGCAGCCACAGAAGCGGTATTGTTAATTGGTACGAGCCAAGTTAATAGAGCAGGTGTGCCGATTTCTATCTTCTTTGGTGGAGTCAAAATGATGATGCCTAATATGGTACGCTATCCTATTATCATGTTACCTATATTGATTACAGCTGCAGTTTCAGGAATCGCATCCGGCATTGTCGGTATCGCAGGTACAAAAGAATCTGCAGGATTTGGTTTTATAGGAATGGTTGGACCGATTAATGCATTTAAATTTATGGGTATTGACTCAGCTTGGTTGAGTTTATTATTGATTATCATTGCATTCTTCATTGTGCCTTTTTTCGTTGCATGGATTTTAGATGTTCTTCTAAGAAAGGTATTCAAAATATATACGAACGACATTTTTAAATTTTTAGCGTAA
- a CDS encoding phosphate--AMP phosphotransferase → MNKKIEQLKLKAASLTRQTHDLGIPVMIVFEGVPASGKTRLSNELLLTFDAKYTQFISTKTPDAEDLRYQFLQKYWNTLPQKGNINIYFRSWYSHFLDYKQNNIKQDYYKNDNKLVNQIKHFEEMLQNDSYELIKFYIEVSEEKRQEHIQQTKDNPLMSWKVQEYEQIIPKDIYLKEMRKFTHSDKQWEVIDYKQREVAFEKMYKHIIERLEQAIQKANQSKDNKDGAFTKDFSTTKFDVTLDEVSKKEYKELIEPLQKRMREIQFALYERKIPLILTFEGMDAAGKGGNIKRIREKLDPTGYEVNGISAPTDVELAHHYLWRFAKEMPKSGHIEIFDRSWYGMVLVERVEGFANKDEWQRAYEEINHFEKMWTDEGAILLKFFLCLDKDEQLKRFKDREQDVNKQWKITDEDWRNREKWDLYLEASHDMIEKTDTIHAPWLIVPADHKKTARIEVLKYIIRQCENVLWGIKDY, encoded by the coding sequence ATGAATAAAAAGATAGAACAATTAAAATTAAAAGCAGCAAGTTTAACACGACAAACACATGACTTAGGTATCCCAGTCATGATTGTGTTTGAAGGTGTACCTGCCTCAGGAAAGACGCGTTTATCCAATGAACTATTACTTACTTTTGATGCTAAATACACACAGTTTATATCAACAAAAACACCAGATGCTGAAGACTTAAGATATCAATTTTTACAAAAATATTGGAATACACTGCCTCAAAAAGGAAATATCAATATCTATTTTAGAAGCTGGTATTCTCACTTTTTAGATTATAAACAAAATAATATTAAGCAAGATTATTACAAAAACGATAATAAACTCGTGAATCAAATCAAACATTTTGAAGAGATGCTTCAGAATGATAGTTATGAGTTGATTAAATTTTATATTGAAGTTAGTGAAGAAAAACGACAAGAGCACATTCAACAAACCAAAGATAATCCATTAATGAGTTGGAAAGTACAAGAGTATGAACAAATCATACCTAAAGATATCTATTTGAAAGAAATGAGAAAGTTCACGCATTCTGATAAGCAATGGGAAGTTATTGACTATAAACAACGAGAAGTTGCATTTGAAAAGATGTATAAACATATTATAGAAAGATTAGAACAAGCGATTCAAAAAGCAAATCAATCAAAAGATAATAAAGACGGTGCGTTTACTAAAGATTTTTCAACGACTAAATTTGATGTCACATTGGATGAAGTATCTAAAAAAGAATATAAAGAATTGATAGAACCATTACAAAAACGTATGAGAGAAATTCAATTTGCATTATATGAAAGAAAAATTCCGCTTATCTTAACATTTGAAGGCATGGATGCAGCAGGTAAAGGTGGTAATATCAAACGTATTCGTGAGAAATTAGATCCGACGGGATATGAAGTGAATGGTATAAGTGCGCCTACAGACGTTGAACTGGCGCATCACTATCTTTGGCGCTTTGCGAAAGAAATGCCAAAGAGCGGACATATTGAAATATTTGATCGTAGTTGGTACGGCATGGTATTAGTAGAAAGAGTAGAAGGATTTGCCAATAAAGATGAGTGGCAACGTGCTTATGAGGAAATTAATCATTTTGAAAAAATGTGGACAGATGAAGGGGCAATATTATTAAAATTCTTCTTATGTTTAGATAAAGACGAGCAACTTAAACGATTTAAAGATAGAGAACAAGATGTAAATAAGCAATGGAAAATCACAGATGAAGATTGGCGCAATCGTGAAAAATGGGATTTATACTTAGAAGCAAGTCACGATATGATAGAGAAAACAGATACAATACATGCGCCTTGGCTTATAGTTCCAGCTGATCATAAAAAGACGGCAAGGATTGAAGTTTTAAAATATATTATTAGACAGTGTGAAAACGTATTATGGGGTATTAAAGATTATTAA
- a CDS encoding transglycosylase SLT domain-containing protein: MKKTFIASTLALTLGAAGYAVSGHEAHASETTNVDQAHLVDLAHNHPEQLNAAPVQEGAYDIHFVSGGFEYNFTSDGTNWSWNYQEAGTTSAQTSNTAVQSADYTTSYNQEAGTQSVSSNQQSSNTNVEAVSAPTTSNNGSSHNYSTKTTSASSSSLTLGNGNTAGSTGSYAAQEMAKRTGVSASTWEYIIARESNGQANARNASGASGLFQTMPGWGSTASVSDQINAAEKAYKAQGMSAWEM, translated from the coding sequence ATGAAGAAGACATTTATCGCATCAACTTTAGCATTAACATTAGGCGCAGCAGGTTACGCAGTATCAGGACACGAAGCACACGCTTCAGAAACTACTAACGTAGATCAAGCACACTTAGTAGACTTAGCTCATAATCACCCAGAACAATTAAACGCTGCACCAGTTCAAGAAGGCGCTTATGACATTCACTTTGTAAGTGGTGGATTCGAATATAACTTCACTTCAGATGGTACAAACTGGTCATGGAACTACCAAGAAGCTGGTACTACTTCAGCTCAAACGTCAAATACTGCTGTTCAATCAGCTGACTACACAACTTCTTACAATCAAGAAGCTGGTACTCAATCAGTAAGCTCTAACCAACAATCAAGCAACACTAATGTAGAAGCTGTTTCAGCTCCAACTACATCAAACAATGGTTCAAGCCACAACTACAGCACTAAAACAACATCAGCTAGTAGTAGCTCATTAACTTTAGGTAACGGCAACACTGCAGGTTCAACTGGCTCATATGCTGCGCAAGAAATGGCTAAACGTACTGGTGTATCAGCTTCAACTTGGGAATACATTATTGCACGTGAATCAAATGGTCAAGCAAATGCACGTAACGCTTCAGGCGCATCAGGTTTATTCCAAACAATGCCAGGATGGGGTTCAACTGCAAGTGTAAGTGACCAAATCAATGCAGCTGAAAAAGCATATAAAGCACAAGGTATGTCAGCTTGGGAAATGTAA
- a CDS encoding transglycosylase SLT domain-containing protein produces MKKAIVASSLAVALGVTGYSAGHGHEAHASEQNVNQAHLADLAQNHPEQLNESPVQEGSYDIHFTYNGFNYNFTSDGTNWSWDYKAVGETSNQGNTESTQSTDYSQSYNQQGSQQQAVASNTQSDSTNVETVSAPSNSAQSTSNSSQASDSSQSTSSQSASSTKLGNGNTPGATGSSAAQEMEKRTGVSASTWEHIIARESNGQSNAQNPSGASGLFQTMPGWGSTASVSDQIDAAEKAYNAQGMSAWGM; encoded by the coding sequence ATGAAAAAAGCAATAGTAGCATCATCATTAGCAGTAGCATTAGGAGTAACAGGTTATTCAGCAGGTCATGGTCATGAAGCTCATGCATCTGAACAAAATGTTAACCAAGCACATTTAGCAGACCTAGCTCAAAATCATCCGGAACAATTAAATGAAAGTCCAGTTCAAGAAGGATCTTATGACATTCATTTCACATACAATGGATTCAACTATAACTTTACTTCAGATGGTACAAACTGGAGTTGGGATTATAAAGCTGTTGGAGAAACATCTAATCAAGGTAATACAGAATCAACTCAATCTACTGATTATAGTCAATCATACAATCAACAAGGTTCACAACAACAAGCTGTTGCATCAAACACACAATCTGATAGCACTAACGTAGAAACAGTATCTGCACCATCAAATTCAGCTCAATCTACTTCTAATAGTTCACAAGCTTCAGATTCTAGTCAATCAACTTCTAGTCAAAGTGCAAGCTCAACAAAATTAGGCAATGGTAATACTCCAGGTGCAACTGGTTCAAGCGCAGCACAAGAAATGGAAAAACGTACTGGTGTATCAGCTTCAACTTGGGAACACATCATTGCGCGTGAATCTAATGGTCAATCAAACGCACAAAATCCATCAGGCGCATCAGGTTTATTCCAAACAATGCCAGGATGGGGTTCAACTGCAAGTGTGAGTGATCAAATCGATGCAGCTGAAAAAGCATACAATGCACAAGGCATGTCAGCTTGGGGAATGTAA
- a CDS encoding LysM peptidoglycan-binding domain-containing protein — MKNFLNIPNRFSIRKFSIGAASIVVGSLLFSGINHEAHASENTSNENINQEKTVHTENSDLSNNNIEATKSDSSQSNQVNSENTNFQQSNKDNVETVESNDSKDNMNTAQSVDNKDNVKPVQPDDNKDNVKPVQPDDNKDNVKPAQPDDNKDNVKPAQPDDNKDNVKPAQPDDNKDNVKPTQPDDNKDNVKPTQSDDSKDNVKPTQSDDSKDNVKPTQSDDSKDNVKPTQSDDSKDNVKPTQSKVNSSNAKALSNDSILTKDTDLKENKDAVNKYFKKNEVDDDVAKYINDNWDRMDSKEIQSILLKDLMNKNDKYKAFATPRENTTRNRMVNLESKAKSEKTKNYVIKNGEYLGGIAQKFKTTSAHLQKINNIKNPDYIQAGQTIKVPDNSATKPSKPSKPTNPTKPSDNNSKTLVTKDQMKKFGWNTNGLKDSVIKDLNNALNKFNINTPKRIQHFMAQVAQESMKGLYPTEIADGSAYEGRTDLGNTKPGDGKKFKGGGYIQLTGRSNYTAFSKAMKDPDIVNKGVEYVANKYPWSSAAWFWNNKNINKIVDNGGSVQDVTRVVNGGTNGLNDRINYYNQAKKIFT; from the coding sequence ATGAAGAATTTTTTAAACATTCCTAACAGGTTTTCAATTAGAAAGTTTAGTATTGGTGCGGCTTCAATAGTTGTAGGTAGTTTACTATTTTCAGGTATTAACCACGAAGCTCATGCTTCAGAAAATACTTCTAATGAAAATATAAATCAAGAAAAAACAGTACATACTGAAAATTCTGATCTTTCAAATAATAATATAGAAGCTACTAAGTCAGATTCTAGCCAAAGTAACCAGGTGAATTCAGAAAATACTAATTTCCAACAATCTAATAAAGACAATGTTGAAACTGTTGAGTCTAATGACAGTAAAGATAACATGAATACTGCTCAATCTGTTGACAACAAGGACAACGTTAAACCTGTTCAACCTGATGACAACAAAGACAACGTTAAACCTGTTCAACCTGATGACAACAAAGACAACGTTAAACCTGCTCAACCTGATGACAACAAAGACAACGTTAAACCTGCTCAACCTGATGACAACAAAGACAACGTTAAACCTGCTCAACCTGATGACAACAAAGACAACGTTAAACCTACTCAACCTGATGACAACAAAGACAACGTTAAACCTACTCAATCTGATGACAGCAAGGACAACGTTAAACCTACTCAATCTGATGACAGCAAGGACAACGTTAAACCTACTCAATCTGATGACAGCAAGGACAACGTTAAACCTACTCAATCTGATGACAGCAAGGACAACGTTAAACCTACTCAATCTAAAGTTAATTCGAGCAATGCTAAAGCTTTATCTAATGATTCTATTCTTACAAAAGATACTGACCTCAAAGAAAACAAAGACGCTGTAAACAAGTACTTCAAAAAAAATGAAGTAGATGACGACGTCGCTAAATACATTAATGACAACTGGGATAGAATGGATAGTAAAGAAATTCAAAGTATACTTCTAAAAGATTTAATGAATAAAAATGATAAATATAAAGCTTTTGCTACACCAAGAGAAAATACTACTCGAAATAGAATGGTTAATCTAGAAAGCAAAGCTAAGTCTGAAAAAACTAAGAACTATGTGATTAAAAATGGAGAATATTTAGGTGGAATAGCTCAAAAATTCAAAACAACTTCAGCCCATTTACAAAAAATAAATAACATTAAAAATCCAGATTACATTCAAGCTGGTCAGACAATCAAAGTTCCTGACAATTCTGCTACCAAACCTAGCAAACCATCTAAACCAACTAATCCAACTAAACCTTCTGATAATAATTCAAAAACTTTAGTTACTAAAGATCAAATGAAAAAATTTGGATGGAATACAAACGGGCTAAAAGACTCAGTAATCAAAGACTTAAATAATGCTTTGAATAAATTCAATATCAACACTCCTAAAAGAATACAACACTTTATGGCTCAAGTTGCCCAAGAGTCAATGAAAGGATTATATCCGACCGAAATTGCTGACGGTAGTGCTTATGAAGGCAGAACTGATTTAGGAAATACAAAACCTGGCGATGGTAAAAAATTCAAAGGTGGAGGATATATTCAATTAACTGGTAGAAGTAACTATACAGCATTTTCTAAAGCTATGAAAGATCCAGATATTGTAAACAAAGGTGTAGAGTATGTAGCCAATAAATATCCATGGTCAAGTGCTGCTTGGTTCTGGAATAATAAAAATATAAATAAAATAGTTGATAATGGAGGAAGCGTTCAAGACGTTACTCGTGTAGTCAATGGTGGTACTAATGGTTTAAATGATAGAATTAACTACTACAACCAAGCAAAGAAAATATTCACTTAA
- a CDS encoding acyltransferase family protein, which translates to MEGNEYKRLDKFHKPHYLPGLDGLRALAVLGIIIYHLNSKWLSGGFLGVDTFFVISGYLITSLLLVEFYRDKSIDLINFWLRRIKRLIPAVLFLVAVVLIFTLLFKPELIISIKHDAIAAIFYVSNWWYIYQDVDYFNQFAVAPLKHLWSLAIEEQFYIFFPVIILFLLKKFKPKTITIILIVTSLLSLLAMFVIHSVTGDNSRVYFGTDTRLQTLLLGCILAFVWPPFVLKKEISRAEKVSVNSVGIIGLLILIYLMITVGDQDKWIYNGGFYAISFITLFVIASVVHPASFLKHAMSFKPFIYIGKRSYSLYLWHFPIIVFMNSYYVQGQIPWYVYIIEVVAMFMMAEISYKFIETPIRKNGFKAFTIMPLKFVKFGRTLLVVLLLLPSLFILFGSYDSLGKEHEKKDKAKQTSFKSKAPKHKPAKNQQKNSGKAFNPKEASPLLLGDSVMVDIGEVFNKKVPNANVDGKVGRQLIEGKEIIDEKYQDYTKKDQSVVVELGTNGEFTKDQLNQLIDSLGDADIYLINVRVPRDYESNNNKLLAQAEKKHKNVHLVDWYKASEGHQEYFAYDGIHLEYSGVKALSNLVIDKMKEVNNNK; encoded by the coding sequence ATGGAAGGAAATGAATATAAGCGTTTAGACAAGTTTCACAAACCACATTATTTACCAGGACTAGACGGTTTGAGAGCACTTGCTGTATTAGGAATTATAATTTATCATTTGAATTCTAAGTGGTTAAGTGGTGGCTTTTTAGGCGTTGATACATTTTTTGTAATTTCTGGTTATTTAATCACGAGTTTATTACTTGTCGAATTTTATCGTGATAAATCAATCGATTTAATTAATTTCTGGCTTAGAAGAATTAAAAGGTTAATACCTGCAGTGCTTTTTTTAGTTGCTGTTGTATTAATATTTACATTACTTTTTAAGCCAGAATTAATTATAAGCATAAAACATGATGCAATAGCAGCTATATTTTATGTTTCGAATTGGTGGTATATTTATCAGGATGTAGATTATTTCAATCAATTTGCTGTAGCACCTTTAAAACATTTGTGGTCATTAGCTATTGAAGAACAATTTTATATCTTTTTCCCGGTTATTATCTTATTCTTATTAAAGAAATTTAAACCTAAAACAATTACAATAATACTTATTGTTACTTCTTTATTATCATTGTTAGCGATGTTTGTTATACATAGTGTTACTGGAGATAATTCTAGAGTGTACTTCGGTACAGATACTAGACTTCAAACATTGCTATTAGGATGTATTCTTGCTTTTGTTTGGCCGCCTTTTGTTCTTAAAAAAGAAATTTCCAGAGCGGAAAAGGTAAGTGTAAATTCAGTAGGTATCATTGGACTACTGATTCTTATATATTTAATGATTACAGTTGGTGATCAGGATAAATGGATTTATAATGGTGGTTTTTATGCTATTTCATTTATAACATTATTCGTTATTGCGAGTGTCGTTCATCCTGCGAGTTTTCTGAAACATGCAATGAGCTTCAAACCATTTATCTATATTGGTAAAAGATCATATAGTTTATATTTATGGCATTTTCCAATTATAGTATTTATGAATAGCTATTATGTACAGGGACAAATTCCTTGGTATGTTTATATTATTGAAGTAGTTGCTATGTTTATGATGGCAGAGATTTCATATAAATTTATTGAAACACCAATAAGAAAAAATGGCTTCAAGGCCTTTACTATAATGCCTTTAAAATTTGTAAAATTTGGTAGAACATTATTAGTAGTTTTATTGTTATTGCCATCGTTATTTATTTTATTTGGTTCATATGATAGTTTAGGAAAAGAACATGAGAAGAAAGATAAAGCGAAACAAACATCATTTAAGTCAAAAGCACCTAAACATAAACCTGCGAAAAACCAGCAAAAAAATAGTGGTAAGGCCTTTAATCCGAAAGAAGCTTCTCCTTTATTGCTTGGTGACTCAGTAATGGTAGATATAGGTGAAGTATTCAATAAGAAAGTACCTAACGCAAATGTCGACGGAAAAGTTGGTCGTCAACTTATAGAAGGTAAAGAAATTATAGATGAAAAATATCAAGATTATACTAAAAAGGATCAAAGTGTTGTTGTAGAGTTAGGTACCAACGGGGAATTTACGAAAGATCAATTAAATCAATTAATTGATAGTTTAGGAGATGCAGATATTTATCTAATTAACGTTCGTGTCCCTAGAGATTATGAAAGTAATAATAATAAATTACTTGCTCAAGCTGAAAAGAAACATAAAAATGTTCATCTCGTTGATTGGTATAAAGCATCAGAAGGTCACCAAGAATACTTTGCATATGATGGTATACATTTAGAATATAGTGGTGTTAAAGCATTATCTAATTTAGTTATTGATAAAATGAAAGAGGTCAATAATAATAAATAG
- a CDS encoding CHAP domain-containing protein, which produces MKKIATATIATAGIATFAFANHDAQAAENNNGGYNPNDPTSYSYSYTIDQQGNYHYTWQGNWSPDKVNHNNSYDYGYNTQAYNNYNNYNYNNYDYGYNTQSYNTPQRTGGLGASYSATSHNVHVTTTSAPSSNGISLSRATSNGGNLYTAGQCTYYVYDRVGGKVGSTWGNANNWANAAAAAGYTVNNRPAAGAILQTTQGGFGHVAYVESVNSDGSIRVSEMNYGHGPGVITTRTISASQAGSYNYIH; this is translated from the coding sequence ATGAAAAAAATCGCTACAGCTACAATCGCTACTGCAGGAATCGCTACTTTCGCTTTTGCAAACCATGATGCTCAAGCAGCAGAGAATAATAATGGTGGATATAACCCAAATGATCCAACTTCATATAGCTATTCATACACAATCGATCAACAAGGTAACTACCACTACACTTGGCAAGGTAACTGGAGCCCAGACAAAGTAAATCATAATAACAGCTACGATTATGGTTACAATACTCAAGCTTACAACAATTACAATAACTACAATTATAATAATTATGATTATGGGTATAACACTCAATCTTATAACACACCACAACGTACAGGTGGTTTAGGTGCAAGTTATTCAGCAACAAGTCATAACGTACATGTAACTACAACATCTGCACCATCTTCAAATGGTATTTCATTATCAAGAGCAACTTCAAATGGAGGTAACTTATACACTGCTGGACAATGTACATATTATGTATATGACCGTGTAGGTGGAAAAGTTGGTTCAACTTGGGGTAACGCTAATAACTGGGCAAATGCTGCAGCAGCTGCAGGTTACACTGTAAATAATCGTCCAGCAGCAGGTGCTATTTTACAAACAACTCAAGGTGGATTTGGTCATGTCGCTTACGTTGAGAGTGTTAATAGTGACGGTTCAATTCGCGTTTCAGAAATGAACTATGGACATGGTCCTGGTGTTATAACAACACGTACTATTTCAGCTAGCCAAGCTGGTTCATATAACTATATTCACTAA
- a CDS encoding LCP family protein, whose translation MYNSKNKKSKKKIVFLISSIIILVFILIILYLGIKLFVTGNKIYKPLDKSEDEIADNRKNIKHKKPLTIALFGVDSNEERKRSDIGQRSDSIIILSINPNKNKTVMLSIPRDTQAEIVGKGSEEKIAHAYAYGGPNMSVKSLEKFLDISIDHYATIDMDGLKNIIDDLGGINVESNATFQFDGKKFNKGQKTHVNGDEAMKFIRSRKQEGAGGDFGRQERQQLVLKAISNKMSKVSSIPHINSIMSSIQKNVRTDLKISEMNSIRKGYKNANKNVNKLQLDGRGAIQQDGLYYFIPKKESKQDAVNKMKNNLK comes from the coding sequence ATGTATAATTCTAAAAATAAAAAAAGTAAAAAGAAAATTGTTTTTTTGATTTCATCAATAATCATACTAGTCTTTATCTTGATTATATTATACTTAGGAATAAAGTTATTTGTAACTGGTAATAAAATATATAAACCATTAGACAAAAGTGAAGATGAAATTGCTGATAATAGAAAGAACATAAAACATAAAAAACCACTTACTATTGCATTATTTGGCGTTGATTCCAATGAGGAAAGAAAAAGGAGTGACATTGGTCAAAGAAGCGATAGTATCATAATATTATCAATCAATCCTAATAAAAATAAGACTGTAATGTTAAGTATACCACGTGATACACAAGCAGAAATAGTGGGAAAGGGTAGTGAAGAAAAAATTGCTCATGCATATGCCTATGGTGGACCAAATATGTCAGTAAAATCATTAGAAAAGTTTTTAGATATATCTATTGATCATTATGCTACTATCGATATGGATGGGTTAAAGAATATAATTGATGATTTAGGTGGTATTAATGTTGAGAGTAATGCGACATTTCAGTTTGATGGTAAAAAATTTAATAAAGGTCAAAAAACTCATGTGAATGGTGATGAGGCAATGAAGTTTATTAGAAGTAGAAAGCAAGAAGGTGCTGGTGGAGACTTTGGAAGACAAGAAAGGCAACAATTAGTTTTAAAAGCTATTTCTAATAAAATGTCTAAAGTATCTTCAATACCACATATTAATTCTATTATGAGTAGTATACAAAAAAATGTGCGGACTGATTTAAAGATTTCAGAGATGAATAGCATAAGAAAAGGTTATAAAAATGCTAATAAAAATGTCAATAAGCTTCAATTAGACGGTAGAGGCGCTATTCAACAAGATGGATTATATTACTTTATTCCAAAAAAAGAGTCGAAACAAGATGCGGTTAATAAAATGAAAAATAACTTAAAATGA